From the Betaproteobacteria bacterium genome, the window GCCGCCGTCGCGGTCGCTCACGTTCGAGAACAGCACGCGATAGTCCGGGGCTTGGCTCCACATCCACGCGCCGACGGCAAGCGCCACGGCCGTAGCGGCTGCCAGCATCAGGGCGACAACCTGCCTCCCACCCGGGCCGCTGAGCTGCTGCATGGTCCGTACCGCGGTTCCAGCCATCGAATCACCTCGCTATGCGACTGCCTCATGCGGCCGCCGTGCTTTTGGCAGGCGGATTCCGATGACGGCGATTATGGTCGGCGGGTAGCAATTCAATCGGGTGAAAAGAGGGGCTTTTAGGCGCTTTATCCGGGCAGGGTCTGCAAGCGGGGCGAGGTATTGTGCCGCCATCGCGTAACGGGGTTGGGGACATGGACCACAACAATCACCAGATGCCGGCGACAAGCGTGGAAGCAGGCTCGCCGACGGACGACGAATTGGCCAGGGCAGTCAGGGTCCTGGCGGGCAAGCTCGATCTCAGGTCGCTGGAGCGCCTGGTTATCCTGCAAACGCTGGCTACCGTAAACGGCTCGCGCCGCGCCGCGGTGGCGCGCCTCGGGATCAGCGAACGCACGCTACGCAACAAGCTCCAGCAATACCGGCTGGATACCGTGATTTGAGGCGCCGGCGCGCCCGAGGAGCTGCACAATGGACCGCATATCAGTGGAAAGCGTATTGAGCCAGATCCGCGCGATGCAGGAAATCGCCGCCGGAGGCCAGAAATCCCCCGTGACCGGGGCGCCCGGCAAGGTGGACTTCGCGCAAATGCTGCGAACGTCGCTGGATCAGGTCAGCGGCGCCGAACAGCAGGCAAACAATCTGTCGCAGGCTTTCGAGAAAGGGGATCCGAGCGTGAACCTGCAGGACGTCATGATCTCGATGCAGAAGGCCAATATCTCCTTTCAGACTGTGGTCCAGGTGCGCAATCGTGTGGTGGCGGCCTATCAGGACATGATGAACATGCAGATGTAGTACTAGGGGCTAGGGATGAGGGACTAGGGGGGTAGGGAACTACGTCTTCATACCTTAACTGCCTTGCTCGCTTGTCAGAGCTTTTTTTCTAGCCCCTAGCCCCTAGCCCCTCTTCCCTGATCTTCTATTTCTTCATCCTGAAATTGCGTGAGCGCTCCAGAAACATGATGTAGCGTTGCACCAGGTTTTCGTTCGAGGGTGCCAGATTCAAAAACTGGCAGCCGCAGCGGCGAAAGCTCAGTCCGTTTTTCAGCGGCGTGTCGAACGAGTTGCGCACTTCCAGCGAGACCACCAGCGTACCGACTTCCGGCAGCCCGATGCGGCAGTTCTTGAATACATCACCGATCTGGAAGCCGGTTGCGTCATGATTGTCCATCAGCGCAACCCCGCCGATACTGATGTCCAGCACGATGGTTTCAGCCTGCACGCCGGCACCGCGGTCCGGCAGCGGCAACGTGCAGATCAGTGGTTTCGTGATCGGCGTGGCAATACGGTAGTGCTCGCGGCGCTGGATGCGTACCAGAGTACCGGGCAGCGGAATGCGCAGCGCGGGGCGGCCCTGGTAACGCACTTCGCGAATGTCGCTGGTCGTGAATTTCACCTTGACCTGGTCGTGCGAGGTCACCAGCAACACTTTCTTTGCAGCGAGCAGCCGTTTGTTTGCTGCTGCGTCAGGGGAGACGTCGAGCACGACTTCCGCCGTGTCAGACATCACGGCCAGCAACGATGTCAGCGCGAAATCGGCACCGCCATCCAGATAAGCAGTGACCAGTTGCGTGTTCTGCATGATCTTCTTCAGCACGAAAACGATCTCGGCCGGCTGACTCACGGCGAAGCGGGCATCGTCGTCAAGCTGATTATCCCGGCCCTGCGGCTGGGCGCGGTTTGCGTCCTCTTGTTTCATGTTCCCGGAAACGATCACGGTTGCGTTATCTGTTCGGTGCGGGCGGGGCTGCGAGCCCTTGTTCGACACGATATAGCCAGGCGAGCAATTCCGCCACTGCCACGTAAAGTTGGGGAGGTATGTGCTGGTCGAGGTCTACGTGCATGAGAAGATTGACGAGTTCCGGCGATTCGTGCACGTATACGCCGGCTTCCCGCGCGCGAGCGATGATCGCTTCGGCGATGAGGCCATTACCCTTGGCGACGACCTGTGGTGCCGACTGGCCCTCGCGATAGGCAAGCGCCACCGCCGCGTGGTCAGGTCGTTTCGGGACCATGACTTACCTCGAGTGCATGAATCGGTATGCCGGACGTATTGAAGCGATTTGCCAGCGCCGGCGCCTGTTCGCGCAGACGTCGGGCGTGTTGTTCGGAATCCGCGATGAGCCGCAGTTTTGCGCCGTTCGCGTCCAGTTCGATCCTCGCAAGCAGTTCCCCGATATTGGGCAGCGTCAGTTTCAATTCGGTACGCCATGCTCTCGGTACTTCGCGGTCTTCTTCTGCGTGGGACGCACTGTCACCCACCTGCCATTCCATGAATTGGCCGGGCCATACCTGCCCGCGCCACGCGACGTGGCCGGATTCGAGCGCGCCGAGTTGCTGACGGATGATCGGGAAGGTGTCGGGATGCGCCGGTGAGCGCGCAACCTGCTCGGTTTGCGAAGGCGGATCCGCCTCGGCGCCATGCGCTGACTCCGTCGGCATTGCATCGGCGCGACGGATGGCTTCTTCGGAAACGGGAAAGGCCTGCAGTTCCATCATTGCAGCGGCGGCTGCGGGCTGCATCGGCGCAAGCTTGCCTTGCGGTTCGCGTTGCAATTGCGCGGTCGAGCGTGTGCCCAGAACCCATTGCGCCTGGTGAGACTCGTAAAAAAGACCACTGAGTGCGAGCGCTTCGCGAAGAAGCGTTGCGGCCTGCGGTGCTTCCGGAACGCGCGACTGAAAGACTGGAATCGCGGCACGCGCGGCGGGTTCATCGGGCGCTTCGATCTGGAACTCCCGGAGCATTGCCAGCAACTTACCGGCATCGCTGAGCTTCGATTCGGCCTGGTCGTTCGCGCGCTCGATTCCCAGCAAGGCAAAAGTCGGCCGCGGATTGTCGTTCACATAAACCATGCGCAGCAAATCGCCGGGGCGGGTGCCGTCGGGAAGCTTGAAGTCGTAGCTGCGACCGCGCACCGACACGATATAGCCGGCGCGGGATTGTTGTTCGACGCGTCCGTCGATCGGTTGTCCGGGCCGCAACGGAGGCAGTTCGCGGTCGCCCGCCACAAGCGAAGTGCGCACGGCGCCGACCAGCAGGCGCAATCGGGTAAGTGCCTCCGGACGAATCATGCTTGGGATTGCGCCGCCTCAGCGGCGCTCTGTTTCAGTCCGTTGCGCCAGCGTTATACGCGGCATGCAGCCTGCGCTCGTGCCCTACGCTGGTCAGCAGATGCTGCAATCTCTGCATCCAGGGTTCGGTCAGGTTGCGGATCTCGGCATCGTCCGCGAGCACCTTGCGGATGATTTCGACCTTGCGCCCGAGCACCTGGGGTTCGAGGACAATATCATTTTCGTTCCGGGTGTTCATGAGGCTTTCCACCAGCTTTCGGCATTCTTGTTCGCGATTGACCAGCAGGTCCCAGTCGGCGGCGCGTGCTGCATCCAGCATCTGTGCCGTGACGGCAAGAATATTCTCGTAGGTCCCGATCACTTCTTTGCTGGTCATATTCACTCCCCGCCGACGATGACCGCAGGTTGAGTCTGGTTATTTTTGCCGATCGCTTGCCATGCGTCATTGAGTTCCGCCAGCAACCGACCTACCTCTTCCAGGGGTTCGGCGCGATTGCCGATATTGGCTTCGGTGAGCCTGACCACCATGTACTCGTAGAGGGTGAACAATTTCTCGGCAATCTCGCCACCGCCCTCGCGATCCAGACTCGCCATCAGTCCATCCTGGATTATGGCCACCGCCTTGGATATGGCCTGGGCCTTTTCCGCCGTCCGGCCGATCTGCATGTGCATGCGGGACGCGGAGACGGCGAGCATCGCCCCTTCGAACAACATCAGCACAAGTCCGTGCGGACTCGCGGACATGACGCCGCTCGTTACTCCTACGGTCGTGTAGTTTTTTGCGGAATTCAGGTTGTTCGAGAACATGATTGTGATTGTTGTAGCTATTATTATGATGAGGTCTTGGGAAGATTCGCGAGCTGCTGTGTCAGGAAATTGCTGGTCTGCTGCATGTTGCTCATCAACACGTCTAGCGCGGTAAACTGCGCGCGGTAACGCTTTTCCACGCCATCCAGACGCTGCGACATCGCATCGCTGCGGCGCGTTAGATCGGCGATGGAACGGTTGATCCCGTCCGTGCGCGCCTGCAAAACGCCGCCTGACCCGGCCAGACGATCGGCGAGAGTCGAGAGCGAACTGCCAAAGAAGGTGGCTGCCGCCAGTACCGAGGCAGGATCGGCATCGATCGCTCCTTGCGCCTTGGTGCTGTCGAACGTAAGGGAGCCATCTTTCTGGAAACTTACGCCAAGCTGTGACAACGAGTTGATGGAGCCGCCGCTGTTATTCAGGATCACGCCCAGCGCCGAGCGCAGCCGGCTCAGGATGCTCACCGTGGCGGTATCGCCCTGCAGAAGAGCCTTCAGGGCAGTGGCGCTCTTGATCGCCCTGTTGGTGTCGTTGTACGAGTCGACAATACTCTTGAGTGCGGAACTGATGTTTGTGCTGTCGCGCGCCACGCTGACAGTGACATCGGTGGTGAGCTTCGACAGCTTCAGTGTGACGCCCTGGATAGCGTCGGCAATATTGTTCGTTGGCCGACTGATGGCGATGCCGCTGATGGACAATTGAGCGTCGAGTGCTGTCTGCGTCTGCCGCAGGTTCTGCGTGCCGCCGGGATCGCTGGCAAGGAGCGTGGTGATATCTGCGCTGCCGGTGACGCCGATTTTGAGGCTGTTCCCGGCGCCCGTTGCGTTCGAAGTGATCGTGAGACGATACGGTGCGGCACTTCCGTCATTGACGATGGCCGCGGTTACGCCGGCATTGGCGGCGTTGATCGCATCGCGAATGCCCTCGAGCGTATTGTTCGAACTGCCGATCTGGACTTGTACCGCGGTCCTCGCGGGATCGGCGGTAAAGGTCGCGCCGCTGTAGGTGCCTGAGTTGACGTCGAGCGTTCCGCCGGTAATGCTGCCGAAGCTGAAGGCCAGGGTAGTCGGAGTGCCGTCGCCGATCTTGGCACCGAGCGAGGTCTGCCCGGCGGCAACCAGGCGCTGCGCCTGGGCGAGTTGGGTCACCGTTACGTTGTAGGTGCCGGCAACCGAGGTGGAGCCGGCTGAGCCGCTGACGGAAGTCGAATCGGAAGAACTGAGTTTGTATGCCGTGCTGCTGCCTGCGGTTTTCAATGCGCTGGCGGCAGTCTGGAAACTTGAGAGCGCTCCCTTGATGGTACCGAGAGTTGATAGTTGCGACGTAAATTGGGCTTCGCGTTGCGCCAATGCGACCAGCGGTTGCTGCTCAACTTGCATGAGCCTGGTTACTATGCTGTCGACGTCCAGTCCGGAACCGATTCCGCTCGACGAGATGGCCATGAGATTCGCTCCCGCGGCGGCAATCTTTGCCGCGCCCAAATCACCGGCGGCATGCACGCCCGCCCAATACAGGAATTATCGGGACCGGCGCCGAAAACTTTAGGATGGAACTGATATGGAAAGCGCCGTCAATTCAGGCTTTCTGTTTGATCAGCAAACCCTCAAACCTATCGAGTGCACGGGCGATTGCGAGCATCTCTTCGGATGGAAACTGGCGAATGACCTGCTGGGTACTGGCGTCGATAATACGCACGACAATCTTGCCGGTCGCTGCATCTCTGGCAAATTCGAGATCGGTCGTCACCTGCTTGAGCGCTGCGTTTGCTGCGTCGATTGCGTGCTTGATCTGCGATTCGCTTGGCTCAGTATGTTCGGACCGCAGCAGAGTATCGGCCGGACGCGTGACCGCCGTCGCGGCGGGTTGTGAAACGCCCGGCATCTGAATCGGGACGTTGGACGTCGATGCGATAGGCTGCATGATGCCTCCTGGTGTGCTCGTTAAGGGAGCGTCATCGGCCCGATGCCGGGATTGCCGACCGGGCCGATGACCCTACCGTTGCCGACTTACTTCAGCAGAGACAGCACGCTGTTCGAAGACGCGTTGGCTTGGGCCAGAATCGCCACGCCTGCTTGCTGCAGGATCTGGCCGCGGGTGAGTGCAGCGGTTTCCTGCGCGAAGTCTGCATCGCGGATACGGCTACGTGCGGACGACAGGTTCTCCGACGTGGTTTGCAGGTTCGAAATGGTGTTCTCGAACCGTGCCTGCAACGCGCCGAATTTCGCACGTTGGCCGTTGATGCTGGCAAGCGCCGAGTCGACGATCGACAGGGATCGGTTCGCGGCGGCGACGCTGCCCACATCGAGATCGCCGACTTTCTGCAACTGCCCTGCGGCGGTAACTGCCGTGAAGAAGTCAGTGGTATTGGCGGCGGCGACGTTGAACGTCTTGTCCGAATCGAGCACGATCTGGCCGGTGCCGACTGCGCTAGCAGCAGCAGCAGTTGCAGTGCCGCCAACCGTGACCGTAGTCGAACCGGCGTTGTTGGCGATCGTGATGTTTTCACCTGCCTGGTTGAGCAGCGTGATACCGGTGCCAGCGGTGTTTACTTTGGCGGTAACTCCGGTCTTCGAGGATACGTCGTTGATCGCACTGACTGCCGATGAGAGGCCGTCGGTGTTAACCGTTGCACCCACCGTGAAAGCGACCGTGACAGCGGTCGTGTTGTTCGACGTGACATTGAGGGAATAGCTCGAGCTCGCCGTGAAGGCGGTCAGGTCGAACTGGGTGATCGCGCTGGCGGTTACGCCGGTGTTCGCGGTCTGCGCATTGATCTGGCCGGCAACGGTCTTTGCGCTCGCAGCGGCGGCCGCGGTGATGGTTGCACTGCCTACTGCGCCGTTGATCGTGATGGTGCCGCCGGCAACGCGGCTGGTGGCCGCGGCATTGGAGGCGATCGCGTTCGCTGTGCTGCCCGCAGTCAGATCTCCATCCGGGTTCGACGCGGTTGCGGCCAAGGAGCCGATGCGGTAATTGCCGTACTGGTTGGTGCGGAAGTTACCGGTCGTCGCGGTGATCGTCTGGTTGGCGTTGGCGCCGACCTGGAAGGTTGCGGACCCGAAGCTACCATCGAGCAGTTTCAGTCCGTTGAATTCGGACGTTTGCGCGACGCGGTCCAATTCGGAAGCAAGCTGCGTCACTTCGGCGTTGAGTGCCTGGCGGTCGCCGGCTGAATTGGAAGCGTTGGCCGATTGAACAGCCAATTCGCGGATACGCTGCAGGATGTCCCCTGCGGTCTGCAATGCGCCTTCAGCAGTTTGCGCCAGGGATACGCCGTCATTCGCATTGCGTCGGGCCTGATCGAGACCGCGGATTTGCGCGGTGAACCGTTCCGAAATCGCCAGGCCGGCGGCATCGTCTTTGGCGCTGTTGATGCGCAGGCCGGACGACAAACGCTGCAACGACGTGGCAAGTGCGCTTTGCGAAACGTTGAGGTTTCGCTGGGCGTTCAGCGAGGCAACGTTTGTATTGATAATTTGCGGCATTACTTTCTCCTTTGCCAAGATTTGACTTCTGGCGGCGTTAGGGTCGTAAAGCTCATGACGCCGTCAACGTTGGCCCGCCTCCAAAAGAGGCAACAAAACCGCCGTTACTCCTGATATCGGTTGGCGGAATTGGAACTTTAGGAAAAGAAAAAAGGGGGTCATGCGGAACACTCGGTTCCGCATGACCCGTAAACACCCCGGGGAGGGGCGACTAACCAGCTGATTCAGTTAATCGGCAAGAGCGAACATGACGCGGTTCTTGCCGGAATGCTTTGCACGATAAAGTGCCGCATCGAGGCGCTTCTCCACCTCTTCTTGCGGTTCGCCGAACGCGCGCACGGCGACGCTGGCTGTGAACGTCACGGATATATGATGGTGTCCGCAAACGACGACGTTATTTGCTACGGCCTTCAGCAGGCGATTCAGTGCGGCGAAAGCCGCCTGCTCGTTGCTGTTCGGCAGCAGCGCCATGAACTCTTCGCCGCCGACCCGCGCAAGCACGTCGTTCGGTCGCAGCGTGGTGCGCATCACCTTGGCAAGATGGGTCAGCGCCGCGTCACCCGCGGGGTGGCCGTACGAATCGTTGATACGCTTGAAATCGTCGATATCGATGGATGCGATGCACAACGGCGTGCCATGGCGGTCACTGCGGGCCGCTTCCGCGACGAAGCCTGATTTCATCCCTCGGCGATTAAGAAGCTCGGTGAGCGGATCGACATTGGTCAGCTCGATGGCTTTGTTCAATTCGGCCTTCAGCGCCTCGATTTCGAGTTCGGCGCGCCGAACCTTGTCCTCGGCCAGCGCCAGAGCCCCATCGCCCCGCAGAGAGCGCGTCTCGCCGAGCGCCTCGTCGAGAATATCGACGATTTGCTCGACGCTGCGCGTTGCACGGATGCGCTTGGCAAAGGCTTCGATGCGCTGGTAGTACCCGGCCGGCGCCGCCGGCAGGTTGGACGGAACCTGAAACGGCGAGGCGTCCTCCGCCTTCGGAACCATCAATCGCAGCAAATCGTCGACTAACACAGCCATCATTTCTCCCTCTTATCGAGAACCCGATCGTTCCGGATATTCCGGACCGAGCAGACGATGGTTGCCAATCTAATGGCAATTCCGCAACGGCAAAGCCCGGAAAAGAAGGGGAAAAAGCGGGTAAATCAGCGAATCGTCCCGGCCGGCGGCAGGCGTTAGCCGGACTGCGCGCCGAAATGGCTAGTTTTCGGCGGCGCAGACCCGGTTCTTGCCGGAGCGCTTGGCC encodes:
- the fliE gene encoding flagellar hook-basal body complex protein FliE encodes the protein MDRISVESVLSQIRAMQEIAAGGQKSPVTGAPGKVDFAQMLRTSLDQVSGAEQQANNLSQAFEKGDPSVNLQDVMISMQKANISFQTVVQVRNRVVAAYQDMMNMQM
- a CDS encoding flagellar brake protein — its product is MKQEDANRAQPQGRDNQLDDDARFAVSQPAEIVFVLKKIMQNTQLVTAYLDGGADFALTSLLAVMSDTAEVVLDVSPDAAANKRLLAAKKVLLVTSHDQVKVKFTTSDIREVRYQGRPALRIPLPGTLVRIQRREHYRIATPITKPLICTLPLPDRGAGVQAETIVLDISIGGVALMDNHDATGFQIGDVFKNCRIGLPEVGTLVVSLEVRNSFDTPLKNGLSFRRCGCQFLNLAPSNENLVQRYIMFLERSRNFRMKK
- a CDS encoding EscU/YscU/HrcU family type III secretion system export apparatus switch protein, whose product is MVPKRPDHAAVALAYREGQSAPQVVAKGNGLIAEAIIARAREAGVYVHESPELVNLLMHVDLDQHIPPQLYVAVAELLAWLYRVEQGLAAPPAPNR
- a CDS encoding flagellar hook-length control protein FliK, which gives rise to MIRPEALTRLRLLVGAVRTSLVAGDRELPPLRPGQPIDGRVEQQSRAGYIVSVRGRSYDFKLPDGTRPGDLLRMVYVNDNPRPTFALLGIERANDQAESKLSDAGKLLAMLREFQIEAPDEPAARAAIPVFQSRVPEAPQAATLLREALALSGLFYESHQAQWVLGTRSTAQLQREPQGKLAPMQPAAAAAMMELQAFPVSEEAIRRADAMPTESAHGAEADPPSQTEQVARSPAHPDTFPIIRQQLGALESGHVAWRGQVWPGQFMEWQVGDSASHAEEDREVPRAWRTELKLTLPNIGELLARIELDANGAKLRLIADSEQHARRLREQAPALANRFNTSGIPIHALEVSHGPETT
- a CDS encoding flagellar protein FliT; the protein is MTSKEVIGTYENILAVTAQMLDAARAADWDLLVNREQECRKLVESLMNTRNENDIVLEPQVLGRKVEIIRKVLADDAEIRNLTEPWMQRLQHLLTSVGHERRLHAAYNAGATD
- the fliS gene encoding flagellar export chaperone FliS translates to MFSNNLNSAKNYTTVGVTSGVMSASPHGLVLMLFEGAMLAVSASRMHMQIGRTAEKAQAISKAVAIIQDGLMASLDREGGGEIAEKLFTLYEYMVVRLTEANIGNRAEPLEEVGRLLAELNDAWQAIGKNNQTQPAVIVGGE
- the fliD gene encoding flagellar filament capping protein FliD, encoding MAISSSGIGSGLDVDSIVTRLMQVEQQPLVALAQREAQFTSQLSTLGTIKGALSSFQTAASALKTAGSSTAYKLSSSDSTSVSGSAGSTSVAGTYNVTVTQLAQAQRLVAAGQTSLGAKIGDGTPTTLAFSFGSITGGTLDVNSGTYSGATFTADPARTAVQVQIGSSNNTLEGIRDAINAANAGVTAAIVNDGSAAPYRLTITSNATGAGNSLKIGVTGSADITTLLASDPGGTQNLRQTQTALDAQLSISGIAISRPTNNIADAIQGVTLKLSKLTTDVTVSVARDSTNISSALKSIVDSYNDTNRAIKSATALKALLQGDTATVSILSRLRSALGVILNNSGGSINSLSQLGVSFQKDGSLTFDSTKAQGAIDADPASVLAAATFFGSSLSTLADRLAGSGGVLQARTDGINRSIADLTRRSDAMSQRLDGVEKRYRAQFTALDVLMSNMQQTSNFLTQQLANLPKTSS
- a CDS encoding flagellar protein FlaG: MQPIASTSNVPIQMPGVSQPAATAVTRPADTLLRSEHTEPSESQIKHAIDAANAALKQVTTDLEFARDAATGKIVVRIIDASTQQVIRQFPSEEMLAIARALDRFEGLLIKQKA
- a CDS encoding flagellin; protein product: MPQIINTNVASLNAQRNLNVSQSALATSLQRLSSGLRINSAKDDAAGLAISERFTAQIRGLDQARRNANDGVSLAQTAEGALQTAGDILQRIRELAVQSANASNSAGDRQALNAEVTQLASELDRVAQTSEFNGLKLLDGSFGSATFQVGANANQTITATTGNFRTNQYGNYRIGSLAATASNPDGDLTAGSTANAIASNAAATSRVAGGTITINGAVGSATITAAAAASAKTVAGQINAQTANTGVTASAITQFDLTAFTASSSYSLNVTSNNTTAVTVAFTVGATVNTDGLSSAVSAINDVSSKTGVTAKVNTAGTGITLLNQAGENITIANNAGSTTVTVGGTATAAAASAVGTGQIVLDSDKTFNVAAANTTDFFTAVTAAGQLQKVGDLDVGSVAAANRSLSIVDSALASINGQRAKFGALQARFENTISNLQTTSENLSSARSRIRDADFAQETAALTRGQILQQAGVAILAQANASSNSVLSLLK
- a CDS encoding GGDEF domain-containing protein, with protein sequence MAVLVDDLLRLMVPKAEDASPFQVPSNLPAAPAGYYQRIEAFAKRIRATRSVEQIVDILDEALGETRSLRGDGALALAEDKVRRAELEIEALKAELNKAIELTNVDPLTELLNRRGMKSGFVAEAARSDRHGTPLCIASIDIDDFKRINDSYGHPAGDAALTHLAKVMRTTLRPNDVLARVGGEEFMALLPNSNEQAAFAALNRLLKAVANNVVVCGHHHISVTFTASVAVRAFGEPQEEVEKRLDAALYRAKHSGKNRVMFALAD